The Mauremys reevesii isolate NIE-2019 linkage group 21, ASM1616193v1, whole genome shotgun sequence genome has a window encoding:
- the NADK gene encoding NAD kinase isoform X2 translates to MKIFKHVMNDPSFNRIAWKWHIQDPASQRLTWNKPPKSVLVIKKIRDASLLQPFKELCVYLTEENNMIVYVEKKVLEDPAIVNDDNFGPVKKKFCTFREDYDDISNQIDFIICLGGDGTLLYASSLFQGSVPPVMAFHLGSLGFLTPFNFENFQSQVTQVIEGNAALVLRSRLKVKVVKEHREKKTLIQNGIEENGVISTSLEMEMGKQIMQYQVLNEVVVDRGPSSYLSNVDVFLDGHLITTVQGDGVIVSTPTGSTAYAAAAGASMIHPNVPAIMITPICPHSLSFRPIVVPAGVELKIMLSPDARNTAWVSFDGRKRQEVCHGDSISITTSCYPLPSICFRDPVSDWFESLAECLHWNVRKKQNHFAVEEEF, encoded by the exons GCATATTCAGGACCCAGCAAGTCAGCGGTTGACATGGAACAAACCTCCAAAGAGTGTCCTTGTTATCAAAAAGATTCGCgatgccagtctgctccagccTTTTAAAGAACTCTGTGTATATCTTACTGAG GAGAACAACATGATAGTTTATGTAGAAAAAAAAGTGCTAGAAGACCCAGCCATAGTTAATGATGATAATTTTGGACCAGTGAAGAAGAAATTTTGCACTTTCAGAGAAG ATTATGATGATATCTCCAATCAGATAGACTTTATCATATGCCTGGGAGGAGATGGTACCTTGCTTTATGCTTCTTCACTTTTTCAG GGTAGTGTACCTCCAGTTATGGCTTTTCATCTGGGATCTCTTGGATTTCTCACCCCCTTTAACTTTGAGAACTTTCAGTCCCAAGTTACTCAAGTTATAGAAG GCAATGCAGCGCTTGTTCTCCGGAGCAGACTGAAAGTGAAAGTAGTAAAGGAACACAGAGAGAAGAAGACATTGATACAAAATGGTATTGAAGAAAATGGAGTGATCTCTACAAGTCTAGAGATGGAAATGGGCAAGCAAATCATGCAATATCAG GTCCTAAATGAAGTTGTTGTGGATCGAGGTCCTTCCTCCTACCTTTCCaatgtggatgtttttctagatgGACACCTCATAACCACAGTGCAAGGTGATG GCGTGATCGTTTCCACACCAACTGGTAGCACGGCTTACGCGGCTGCAGCGGGAGCATCTATGATTCATCCAAATGTTCCTGCAATAATGATCACCCCAATCTGCCCTCACTCGCTGTCCTTCAGACCCATTGTTGTTCCTGCAGGAGTTGAGCTCAAG ATCATGCTGTCCCCTGATGCCAGGAACACTGCATGGGTTTCATTTGATGGGAGGAAGAGACAGGAAGTCTGCCATGGAGACAG TATTAGCATCACTACCTCTTGCTATCCCCTCCCTTCGATCTGTTTCCGAGATCCTGTGAGCGACTGGTTTGAAAGCCTGGCTGAGTGTTTACACTGGAATGTTCGGAAGAAACAAAATCACTTTGCTGTTGAAGAAGAATTTTGA